The following nucleotide sequence is from Bacillota bacterium.
TCCGCATAGTCCGGGCCGGCGAGACCGCGCCGATATCCACCGACTATGGGCGGGCCGGTTGGCTTGCGTTCAAGTATCTCCTCGCCAACTGGGGCAGGCAAGTTCCCACCTCTGATGTTGTGAGGCTCGTCACTTCAGGAGCGACGGATGGCGCCGCCCTCTGTGATCCCATGGGGCACACCCGCGGCGAGGTCGCTGCAGTCAACGACATACTGAGGAGCCCGGACCTGAGCGGGTCGGCTCCAGTTACTTACATCGCCTGGTCGGATGATTACTGCTCGCTCTTGTCTGATGGCTCCATCTGGCTCGACGCCGCAGAGTTCGAGACCGAATGTGAGGAAGCACGGGGCCTCGCCGGAACAGACCTTGAGACTGCGGCGAGGCTTTTCGAGCGGGCGTTATCTCTCTACCGAGGGGACTTTCTTCCGGATCATTCAGGTGACACATGGGCCAAGGCCCGGCGCGAGCACTACCGACAGATCCTTCTGGAGACCGGGGGCCTGGTGGCCAGGAAATTTCAGTTCAGCCAGGATTACGTACAGGCCAGACGGGTACTGAAGAGGATGGGCCAGATCACGGTTCTTCCCCAGGGGCTCGAGGATCTCTTCCGGTACCTGGAGGACCTAGTCTCTGAGGAGTCAGGCGCACTCTGCCGCGCGCTTGAACCCCCTCTCGAGCCGCGGGGGGCGCTCCTGTGTAATCGGGCCACCTTCTTCAAGCTCCTGACTCTCGAGCGCCGGAGGATTGCCAGGGGAGGGGGAGAAGCGTCGGTTGTCGTGTTCGAAGTCACGTTGCCGGGGGCGCTTGCGAACCACCTGCGCGAGGCGGGGGACGGAGCCCAGAGGGTAGCCGGCTCTTTGCTTAGAGCGAGCGACGTCTTATGTAGGCTCGATGAGAGCCATTTCGCCGTGCTCCTGACGGGAACGGGCCCTGACGCTGCAAGAGCGGCCGTGGGCAGAATCAGGCTGGCGTGCCAGAAAGACTTCAGCACCATGGATGCTGTGATCACAGCGAGGGTAGGGCCGGCGTAGGCCCGGCGCGACGAAGAGAGTACGGCAGGAGAAACCCGGTTCATGCGAGAATAGCCCATCACCACGCGATGTAGGTGATGGGCTTGTCTATTCTGGAGCAGATCCGCGAGTCCCCAATCATAGCCGCAGTCAGGGACACGCGTGCCCTCGGGCGCGCGCTCGAGTCACCTATCCGCGTGGTGTTCCTTCTGACGGGGGACATCAACGGCGCTGAAGAGATCACGACGGCAGTTCGCAAGGCAGGCAAGGCGGTCCTGGTCCACCTCGATCTCATGGAGGGTCTCGGCAAGGACAGGGCGGCTATCAAGTTCGTGGCCGGGGTGATCAGACCTGACGGGGTGATAACCACCAGGGCGAATTTGATCGGGGCGGCGCGCGGAGAGGGTCTGTTTACGGTGCAACGCGTGTTCATGCTGGATTCCCAGTCTTTCCAGACCGCCGTGGCCACGGTGCGGGGCACGGGCCCCGATGCAGTAGAATGCCTGCCGGGTATCATCCCTCGAGTCATCGGTGAGCTTGCGCGTGCAATGCCTGTCCCGATCGTGGCGGGAGGCCTCGTCAAGACGGTCGACGAAATCCAGAATGCCCTCCGGGCGGGGGCGGCAGGCGTTTCTGTAAGCAACGCAGATTTGTGGTATCATGTAGGTGTTGGGAGAGATCCGGGTCCCACTCTTTTGCGGAGATCGTAGGAGGCAAGGCAGTCTTTTCCCGGATTGTGGGATGAAGCCGCCCGCCTGCCCCGGCACCCGGGCCCACCTCCGCCGAGAGGGGCAGAGGGAACCGGGTCAGGTGGGCACAAGACAACCGAACAGCCGGGGACAGAGATTTGGAGAGAGTCCCGACTCGGGCCGCGCGCAGCTCGTAGGCCCGGGCCAGGGCTTTTCTTATTCCCTGCCCACGCAGCGCCGTTGCTTGCTGTGAAGGTGCATCGTGGACCTGCACCTTCCGGCCTCGCGGCGGGGGCGGCACTTTGGGAGGTGGCGGAAGATGCAGAAA
It contains:
- a CDS encoding glycerol-3-phosphate responsive antiterminator, translating into MSILEQIRESPIIAAVRDTRALGRALESPIRVVFLLTGDINGAEEITTAVRKAGKAVLVHLDLMEGLGKDRAAIKFVAGVIRPDGVITTRANLIGAARGEGLFTVQRVFMLDSQSFQTAVATVRGTGPDAVECLPGIIPRVIGELARAMPVPIVAGGLVKTVDEIQNALRAGAAGVSVSNADLWYHVGVGRDPGPTLLRRS